One segment of Engraulis encrasicolus isolate BLACKSEA-1 chromosome 7, IST_EnEncr_1.0, whole genome shotgun sequence DNA contains the following:
- the LOC134453268 gene encoding protocadherin gamma-C5-like, giving the protein MLHCWCFRAWLWRPMWILAGVLLWSTVKAQISYTIPEELKEGSVVGNIAKDLGLDVRDLANRNLRIASESGNTYFIVDLAKGELLVNSRIDRESLCGQNAECRLPLQIVIENPLQLHRVEINIQDINDNAPEFLTKESIMKISESITLGRRFSLERAVDPDVGTNSLQSYSLTENDCFRLNVKTSKDGRKVPELIVDKALDREKKAIHNLVLTAIDGGSPPKTGTTQIQVVVEDVNDNEPKFQLNSYKASVPESAASGFSVLTIKATDLDDGVNGEIEYYFDAHTSDDVKSVFEINAETGKITVIGKLDYEGRKSYTFDISAKDKGSPQLQGDSSVQVDILDENDNAPEILLTSLPSPVNENAPIGTVVALINVKDLDSSANGKVSLSLPEKSPFKLNSSFDNHYSLITNSLLDREKNPELSVELLASDSGSPQLKTRKTIKVKVLDINDNPPLFTQASYDVYIRENNPAGASLFSVLAFDKDQDKNAMLTYTIKDSKFQDIPVTSYFYINSENGTIFSMNSFDFEKIKLFKVVVQASDHGSPSLSSNTTVNVFILDQNDNVPVVIYPSASMGSVSHQRMPRSAKMGHLVTKVTAVDADSGHNAWISYRLAEATDSSLFAVNLYTGEVRTKRSVSEQDDASQRLLIEIKDNGEPVQSTTVTVDILIEDGLHEPVSDFRHKASEKDKKNSKITFYLILSLASVSVLSLLTFFILLIKCARNSRGNASCFRRDSDGYKNPNRNLQIQLNTDGPIKYVEVLGGDMMSQSQSFGSYLSPMSEFSDLTMVKPSSTLDFKDTLRGLDASLPDSAWTFECQQVSQYCLVHRYTV; this is encoded by the coding sequence ATgttacattgctggtgtttcagGGCTTGGCTATGGCGGCCGATGTGGATACTGGCGGGGGTTCTTTTGTGGAGTACCGTCAAAGCGCAGATCAGCTATACTATTCCAGAGGAGTTAAAAGAAGGATCTGTTGTTGGCAACATTGCCAAGGACCTGGGTTTGGACGTCCGGGATCTTGCTAATCGTAACCTAAGGATAGCGTCGGAGTCGGGTAACACTTATTTCATTGTGGATTTGGCGAAGGGCGAGCTGCTTGTCAATAGCAGGATAGACAGAGAGTCTCTTTGTGGACAAAATGCGGAGTGTCGTTTGCCATTGCAGATCGTCATAGAAAATCCTCTGCAGCTACATCGTGTTGAAATAAATATTCAAGACATTAACGATAATGCTCCAGAATTCCTTACCAAGGAAAGCATAATGAAAATCAGTGAATCTATTACACTCGGTAGGCGGTTCTCCTTAGAGCGCGCAGTGGACCCTGATGTCGGTACTAATTCCCTGCAGTCATATTCTCTGACAGAAAACGACTGTTTTAGGCTAAACGTCAAAACATCTAAGGACGGCAGGAAAGTACCGGAATTAATTGTAGACAAGGCTTTGGACAGAGAAAAGAAAGCTATTCACAATCTTGTGCTGACTGCAATAGACGGGGGTAGTCCACCGAAAACTGGAACCACCCAGATCCAAGTTGTTGTTGAGGATGTGAATGACAATGAGCCCAAATTTCAACTGAACTCGTACAAAGCATCTGTGCCAGAAAGCGCAGCATCTGGCTTCAGTGTCTTGACCATAAAAGCCACCGATTTAGACGACGGAGTGAATGGAGAGATAGAGTATTATTTTGATGCTCATACCTCGGATGACGTGAAAAGCGTATTTGAAATTAATGCTGAGACAGGAAAAATTACAGTGATTGGCAAGTTGGACTATGAGGGAAGGAAATCCTACACGTTTGATATTAGTGCAAAAGACAAGGGAAGCCCTCAACTCCAGGGTGACTCGTCAGTACAAGTAGACATTCTGGACGAGAATGATAACGCACCAGAGATCTTACTGACATCCTTACCCAGTCCGGTGAATGAAAACGCTCCAATTGGAACGGTAGTGGCTCTTATTAATGTGAAAGATTTAGATTCTAGTGCAAATGGAAAGGTTAGTCTGAGTTTACCAGAAAAATCCCCATTCAAATTGAATTCTTCTTTTGATAACCACTATTCTTTAATCACGAATTCACTATTGGACAGAGAAAAGAATCCAGAGTTGAGTGTAGAATTGTTAGCCTCTGACTCTGGGTCACCACAGCTCAAAACAAGGAAAACTATCAAAGTAAAAGTACTTGACATAAATGATAACCCACCACTGTTTACCCAGGCTTCCTATGACGTTTATATCAGAGAAAACAACCCAGCTGGAGCATCATTGTTCTCTGTGCTTGCATTTGACAAAGACCAAGATAAAAATGCAATGCTCACGTACACCATCAAAGATTCAAAATTTCAGGATATTCCGGTGACGTCATATTTCTATATCAATAGCGAAAACGGCACAATTTTCAGCATGAATTCTTTTGATTTCGAGAAAATCAAACTATTCAAAGTTGTAGTTCAAGCCAGCGACCATGGCTCGCCGTCTCTTAGTAGCAACACTACTGTTAATGTTTTTATTCTGGATCAGAACGACAATGTCCCCGTTGTCATTTACCCCTCCGCGAGCATGGGCTCTGTGTCTCACCAGAGGATGCCCCGCTCTGCTAAAATGGGGCACCTCGTTACCAAGGTAACAGCTGTGGACGCAGACTCGGGCCACAACGCCTGGATTTCCTATAGACTGGCGGAAGCTACAGACTCGTCTCTGTTCGCTGTCAATCTTTACACTGGAGAGGTGAGGACTAAACGCTCTGTTTCAGAGCAGGATGACGCCTCTCAGAGACTGCTCATAGAGATCAAGGACAATGGAGAGCCAGTGCAGTCCACCACAGTCACAGTGGACATACTCATAGAGGACGGACTGCACGAACCCGTCTCTGATTTCAGACACAAAGCCTcagaaaaagacaagaaaaacagtAAAATTACATTTTATTTGATCTTATCGTTAGCTTCGGTGTCAGTGTTGTCTTTGTTAACGTTTTTCATCTTACTTATTAAATGTGCAAGAAACAGCAGAGGCAATGCAAGCTGTTTTAGAAGAGACTCTGATGGCTATAAGAATCCCAACAGAAACCTACAGATCCAGCTCAACACTGACGGGCCTATTAAGTATGTGGAGGTTCTGGGGGGAGACATGATGTCTCAGAGTCAGTCGTTTGGCTCCTATCTGTCTCCAATGTCGGAGTTCAGTGACTTAACAATGGTCAAGCCCAGCAGTACGCTTGACTTTAAGGATACATTACGCGGACTTGATGCGTCATTGCCAGACAGCGCGTGGACCTTCGAGTGTCAACAGGTAAGCCAGTATTGTCTGGTACACCGATACACTGTTTAA
- the LOC134452455 gene encoding protocadherin gamma-C5-like, translating to MPSLRFCGRSWRKLWILSFVLLWENIEAQIRYSIPEELKEGSVVGNIAKDLGLDVSEITSRKLRIASESGEQYFTVDLAKGELVVNEKIDREKLCGQTTACVLPLRVVVENPLQLHGIEIDIQDINDNAPEFHAKESVLKIYESVSPGKRFLLEKATDPDVGTNSLKSYKLSNNEYFRLNVKELKGGVKIPELIVEKPLDRETKSIHRLVLTALDGGTPAKSGTTLVLVTVQDNNDNEPRFELPVYKASVQENAKPGHVVIRVTAADLDEGLNGEIGYSFHEHTPDSITKTFSIDPETGEISVIAALDYEESKSYTFDLIAKDKGMPELEGNAAVHIDVLDENDNAPDIMLTSLPSPVEENAPIGTVVALLNVKDLDSGDNGKVELVVSPGSPFTLKPSLDKHYSLVTAALLDREDTPEYSVEITASDSGSPAMKTSKIIKVEILDVNDNPPVFSQSAYNVFLRENNPAGSSVFSITATDKDQDKNAKLIYSIADTKFQDIPASSYFYINAENGTIYSMNSFDYEKLKLFQITIKATDQGSPPLSSNATVHVFISDQNDNVPVVIYPSASMGSVSHQRMPRSAKMGHLVTKVTAVDADSGHNAWISYRLAEATDSSLFAVNLYTGEVRTKRSVSEQDDASQRLLIEIKDNGEPVQSTTVTVDILIEDGLHEPVSDFRHKASEKDKKNSKITFYLILSLASVSVLSLLTFFILLIKCARNSRGNASCFRRDSDGYKNPNRNLQIQLNTDGPIKYVEVLGGDMMSQSQSFGSYLSPMSEFSDLTMVKPSSTLDFKDTLRGLDASLPDSAWTFECQQVMYE from the coding sequence ATGCCGTCTTTGCGCTTTTGCGGGAGGAGTTGGCGCAAGCTGTGGATTCTATCTTTTGTGCTCTTGTGGGAAAATATCGAAGCCCAAATACGCTACAGCATCCCGGAGGAGTTAAAAGAGGGATCGGTTGTAGGGAATATCGCAAAGGATCTTGGTCTGGATGTATCAGAGATAACAAGCCGCAAATTACGGATAGCCTCTGAATCTGGTGAGCAATATTTCACCGTGGATTTGGCTAAGGGTGAGTTGGTGGTGAATGagaaaatagacagagagaagCTATGTGGACAAACCACTGCGTGTGTGTTGCCATTACGAGTTGTTGTCGAGAACCCGTTACAGTTACACGGAATAGAGATAGACATTCAAGACATTAATGACAATGCCCCGGAGTTCCACGCGAAAGAGAGTGTACTGAAAATCTACGAGTCTGTATCACCAGGTAAAAGATTTCTGCTTGAAAAAGCCACTGACCCCGACGTCGGCACTAATAGTTTAAAATCATATAAATTAAGCAACAATGAATACTTCCGGTTAAATGTGAAGGAATTAAAAGGTGGCGTAAAAATCCCTGAACTGATAGTGGAAAAGCCTTTAGACAGAGAAACTAAGTCAATACACCGCCTTGTTCTAACTGCTTTGGATGGTGGTACACCAGCAAAATCAGGCACAACGCTTGTGCTGGTAACAGTACAAGATAACAATGACAATGAGCCAAGATTTGAGCTGCCAGTATACAAGGCTTCTGTGCAGGAAAATGCAAAACCTGGGCATGTTGTCATCAGAGTGACAGCAGCTGACTTGGATGAGGGTCTAAATGGTGAAATAGGGTATTCATTCCATGAACACACTCCGGATAGCATTACCAAGACATTTTCAATAGATCCAGAAACTGGTGAAATCTCGGTAATAGCAGCTTTAGACTATGAGGAGAGTAAATCTTACACTTTCGATCTCATTGCGAAAGACAAAGGAATGCCGGAACTGGAGGGTAATGCAGCTGTCCATATAGATGTCTTAGATGAAAATGATAACGCTCCAGATATAATGTTAACTTCATTACCAAGCCCAGTCGAAGAGAACGCACCGATAGGCACGGTCGTGGCTCTACTCAATGTGAAAGATTTGGACTCTGGTGACAATGGCAAAGTGGAACTGGTGGTGTCACCTGGTTCTCCGTTCACATTAAAACCTTCTTTAGATAAACACTATTCTTTAGTGACTGCTGCCCTGTTAGACCGCGAGGATACTCCTGAGTACAGTGTCGAAATCACTGCATCAGATTCAGGAAGTCCTGCTATGAAAACTAGTAAAATTATAAAAGTAGAAATTCTTGACGTGAATGATAACCCGCCAGTTTTCTCACAGTCTGCATATAACGTGTTTCTGAGGGAGAATAACCCGGCTGGGTCATCTGTGTTCTCCATAACTGCCACAGACAAAGACCAAGACAAGAATGCAAAGCTAATCTATTCCATTGCAGACACGAAATTCCAGGATATCCCTGCCTCGTCTTACTTTTATATCAATGCAGAAAACGGGACCATATATAGCATGAATTCATTTGATTATGAAAAGCTAAAATTATTCCAAATCACAATAAAAGCTACAGATCAGGGTTCTCCACCGTTGAGCAGCAATGCCACAGTCCACGTGTTTATTTCAGACCAGAACGATAATGTCCCCGTTGTCATTTACCCCTCCGCGAGCATGGGCTCTGTGTCTCACCAGAGGATGCCCCGCTCTGCTAAAATGGGGCACCTCGTTACCAAGGTAACAGCTGTGGACGCAGACTCGGGCCACAACGCCTGGATTTCCTATAGACTGGCGGAAGCTACAGACTCGTCTCTGTTCGCTGTCAATCTTTACACTGGAGAGGTGAGGACTAAACGCTCTGTTTCAGAGCAGGATGACGCCTCTCAGAGACTGCTCATAGAGATCAAGGACAATGGAGAGCCAGTGCAGTCCACCACAGTCACAGTGGACATACTCATAGAGGACGGACTGCACGAACCCGTCTCTGATTTCAGACACAAAGCCTcagaaaaagacaagaaaaacagtAAAATCACATTCTATTTGATCTTATCTTTAGCTTCGGTGTCAGTATTGTCTTTATTAACGTTTTTCATCTTACTTATTAAATGTGCAAGAAACAGCAGAGGCAATGCAAGCTGTTTTAGAAGAGATTCTGATGGCTATAAGAATCCCAACAGAAACCTACAGATCCAGCTCAACACTGACGGGCCTATTAAGTATGTGGAGGTTCTGGGGGGAGACATGATGTCTCAGAGTCAGTCGTTTGGCTCCTATCTGTCTCCAATGTCGGAGTTCAGTGACTTAACAATGGTCAAGCCCAGCAGTACGCTTGACTTTAAGGATACATTACGCGGACTTGATGCATCATTGCCAGACAGCGCATGGACCTTCGAGTGCCAGCAGGTAATGTATGAGTAG
- the LOC134452456 gene encoding protocadherin gamma-C5-like: MVRSLHVRGWSWRTLWILPFLFLWNYVDGQTRYTIPEELKEGSVVGNIAKDLGLDVADIINRNLRITSESGNQYFTVDLTKGELVVNERIDREKLCEQSDSCVLPLQVVVENPLQLHGIEIDIEDINDNAPEFHTKESALKIYESVTPGKRFLLEKASDPDVGSNSLHSYTLSKNEFFRLNVKSLKDGVKIPELIVEKALDRETKSSHRLVLTALDGGTPPKTGTTVLLVTVQDNNDNEPKFESPLYKTTVNENAKIGHVVIRLKATDLDEGSNGEIEYSFHTHTSDSIKHVFGINSDTGEISVIAALDYEGSKTYAFDVIAKDKGTPELEGNSAVQIDVLDENDNAPEIILKSLPSPVKENAPKGTVVALINVKDLDSGDNGKVELSVSPGLPFALKPSLDKHYSLVTDALLDREVIPEYNVEIIASDFGTPSLKTSKHVKVGVLDVNDNAPVFSQPSYSVFLKENNPAGSSLFSITASDKDQDKNAKLTYSIADSKFQDIPASSYFYINAENGTIYSMNSFDYEKLKLFKITIQATDQGTPSLSSNATVHVFILDQNDNVPVVIYPSATGSVSHQRMPRSAKAGHLVTKVTAVDADSGHNAWVSYSLAEATDSSLFAVNLYTGEVRTKRSVSEQDDASQRLLIEIKDNGEPVQSTTVTVDILIEDGLHEPVSDIRHKASEKDKKNSKITFYLILSLASVSVLSLLTFFILLIRCARSSRDNTSCCLRRDSDGYKNPNRNLQIQLNTDGPIKYVEVLGGDMMSQSQSFGSYLSPMSEFSDLTMVKPSSTLDFKDTLRGLDASLPDSAWTFECQQVR; this comes from the coding sequence ATGGTGCGTTCTTTGCATGTTCGTGGTTGGAGTTGGCGGACGCTATGGATTTTACCTTTTCTATTCTTGTGGAATTACGTGGATGGACAAACCCGTTACACCATTCCAGAGGAGTTAAAGGAAGGATCTGTTGTGGGAAATATTGCGAAGGATTTGGGTCTTGACGTGGCTGACATTATCAATCGCAACTTACGAATCACGTCTGAATCTGGTAACCAGTATTTCACTGTGGACCTAACAAAGGGCGAGCTTGTGGTGAATgagagaatagacagagagaaGCTGTGCGAGCAAAGTGATAGCTGTGTTCTTCCTTTGCAAGTCGTGGTCGAAAATCCATTACAGTTGCATGGTATAGAAATAGACATTGAAGATATTAATGATAATGCACCCGAGTTTCACACGAAAGAAAGTGCACTAAAAATCTACGAGTCTGTCACGCCAGGAAAAAGATTTCTTCTCGAAAAAGCAAGTGACCCTGACGTGGGTAGCAATAGCTTGCATTCATATACTTTGAGCAAAAATGAGTTTTTTCGGCTAAATGTAAAATCACTGAAAGATGGAGTAAAAATTCCCGAGCTCATTGTGGAAAAGGCTTTAGACAGAGAAACCAAATCATCACACCGACTTGTCCTTACTGCGTTGGATGGTGGTACACCACCAAAAACAGGCACAACAGTACTGTTGGTGACAGTACAGGACAATAATGACAATGAGCCCAAATTTGAATCGCCATTATACAAGACGACTGTTAATGAAAACGCAAAGATTGGCCACGTTGTCATTAGATTAAAGGCCACGGACCTCGACGAAGGTTCAAATGGTGAAATAGAGTATTCGTTCCATACGCACACATCTGATTCTATTAAGCATGTATTCGGAATAAATTCAGATACGGGTGAAATATCTGTGATAGCAGCTCTAGATTACGAGGGATCCAAGACATACGCGTTCGATGTTATTGCAAAAGACAAAGGAACTCCAGAACTAGAGGGAAATTCGGCTGTGCAAATTGATGTTCTTGATGAGAATGACAACGCACCAGAGATCATTTTAAAATCATTGCCTAGTCCTGTCAAAGAAAACGCACCGAAAGGCACCGTTGTGGCATTAATAAATGTTAAAGACTTAGATTCTGGGGACAATGGTAAAGTGGAGCTGAGCGTATCTCCCGGTTTGCCCTTTGCTTTAAAACCGTCACTGGATAAACACTACTCCTTAGTAACTGATGCGTTATTGGATCGTGAGGTAATCCCAGAGTACAATGTCGAAATCATTGCATCCGACTTTGGAACTCCGTCCTTGAAAACAAGCAAACACGTTAAAGTAGGAGTTTTGGATGTCAACGATAACGCACCGGTTTTCTCCCAACCCTCATACAGCGTTTTTCTGAAGGAGAATAACCCCGCAGGGTCGTCTTTGTTCTCTATAACCGCTTCAGACAAAGACCAAGATAAAAACGCTAAATTGACATATTCTATTGCTGACTCCAAATTTCAGGATATTCCAGCCTCGTCCTACTTTTATATCAACGCAGAAAACGGAACAATCTATAGCATGAATTCATTTGACTACGAGAAGTTAAAATTATTCAAAATCACTATTCAGGCCACAGATCAGGGTACTCCATCTCTTAGCAGCAACGCCACCGTTCATGTGTTCATTCTCGATCAGAACGACAACGTTCCAGTTGTCATCTACCCCTCTGCCACTGGCTCTGTGTCCCACCAAAGGATGCCCCGCTCTGCCAAAGCGGGCCACCTCGTTACCAAGGTAACAGCTGTGGACGCAGACTCAGGCCACAATGCATGGGTTTCTTACAGTTTGGCAGAAGCTACAGACTCGTCTCTGTTCGCTGTCAATCTTTACACTGGAGAGGTGAGGACTAAACGCTCTGTTTCAGAGCAGGATGACGCCTCTCAGAGACTGCTCATAGAGATCAAGGACAATGGAGAGCCAGTGCAGTCCACCACAGTCACAGTGGACATACTCATAGAGGACGGACTGCACGAACCCGTCTCTGATATCAGACATAAGGCCTcagaaaaagacaagaaaaacagtaaaataaCATTTTATTTGATCCTGTCATTAGCCTCAGTGTCTGTTCTGTCTCTACTGACATTTTTCATACTATTGATTCGGTGTGCTAGAAGTAGTCGGGACAACACTAGCTGCTGTTTAAGACGAGACTCTGATGGCTATAAGAATCCCAACAGAAACCTACAGATCCAGCTCAACACTGACGGGCCTATTAAGTATGTGGAGGTTCTGGGGGGAGACATGATGTCTCAGAGTCAGTCGTTTGGCTCCTATCTGTCTCCAATGTCGGAGTTCAGTGACTTAACAATGGTCAAGCCCAGCAGTACGCTTGACTTTAAGGATACATTACGCGGACTTGATGCGTCATTGCCTGACAGCGCATGGACATTTGAGTGCCAGCAGGTGAGATGA
- the LOC134453269 gene encoding protocadherin gamma-C5-like, translating into MARLSFSTGIRLELFWLYLFLLWTTATAQTRYTIPEELSVGSVVGRIAKDLGLDLSEISERKLRVASEDGHFSVDLGKGDLVVSDRIDREELCSHSNSCMIPLEVIIENPLQLYRVEVEIQDINDNSPSFQSKEHALKIAESTAPGVRFSLESAQDPDVGTNSLKSYTLSKNDHFKLNVKDLGDGRKVPELVLDKLLDREKQAVHHLLLTALDGGNPANSGTSQIVITVLDNNDNNPVFDSALYKATVRENSSLGTSVLKVEATDLDEGSNSEITYSFGEHTSDSVRSVFQIESQTGQISLNGVIDYETTPTFRITVTARDKGIPEMEGETTVQIDVADVNDNPPEIVLTSQPSPVREDVPNGTVVALIRVRDPDTGDNGKVRVNIQPKLPFTLKPSFSNNYALVTSGPLDREKYAEYNIEISASDLGSPPLSSHRVIPVRILDVNDNAPKFSQPEYNVYVFENNTPGSIIYSVSASDADIGENAKITYSVLESKVQDVPVASYVYMNSDNGSIFSMNAFDYEKTKVFQILVQAKDQGSPPLTSNATVHVFIRDQNDNVPFVIYPSASMGSVSHQRMPRSAKMGHLVTKVTAVDADSGHNAWISYRLAEATDSSLFAVNLYTGEVRTKRSVSEQDDASQRLLIEIKDNGEPVQSTTVTVDILIEDGLHEPVSDFRQKASEKDKKNSKITFYLILSLASVSVLSLLTFFILVIKCARDSRGNTGCCIRRDSDGYKNPNRNLQIQLNTDGPIKYVEVLGGDMMSQSQSFGSYLSPMSEFSDLTMVKPSSTLDFKDTLRGLDASLPDSAWTFECQQVRQ; encoded by the coding sequence ATGGCACGCCTTTCTTTCAGTACTGGAATACGGCTGGAGCTGTTCTGGCTCTATTTATTTCTCCTGTGGACGACTGCAACAGCCCAGACTCGCTACACAATACCGGAGGAGCTGAGCGTGGGATCTGTTGTTGGGCGGATTGCAAAGGACCTTGGTTTGGACCTAAGTGAAATTTCTGAGCGTAAACTGCGAGTAGCTTCAGAGGATGGGCATTTCTCCGTGGATTTAGGAAAGGGGGATTTGGTGGTAAGCGATAGAATCGACAGAGAGGAACTGTGTAGTCACAGCAATAGCTGTATGATACCATTAGAGGTTATAATTGAGAACCCTCTTCAGCTTTACAGGGTTGAAGTCGAAATTCAGGATATTAATGACAATTCTCCCAGTTTTCAGTCAAAGGAGCACGCATTGAAAATAGCGGAATCAACTGCTCCCGGCGTGCGCTTTTCATTGGAGAGTGCACAGGATCCTGATGTGGGAACTAATTCATTAAAATCATACACGTTGAGCAAAAacgaccattttaaattaaatgttaAAGACCTAGGAGATGGAAGAAAAGTCCCTGAGCTAGTCCTAGATAAATTATTAGACCGTGAAAAGCAAGCAGTCCATCATTTATTACTCACTGCCTTAGATGGAGGCAATCCTGCCAATTCTGGAACATCACAAATCGTAATAACAGTCCTCGACAACAATGATAACAACCCAGTCTTTGATAGCGCATTGTACAAGGCTACTGTTAGAGAAAACAGTTCATTAGGCACGTCCGTTCTGAAAGTAGAAGCAACCGATTTAGACGAAGGTTCTAACAGTGAAATTACATATTCGTTTGGTGAACACACCTCTGACTCCGTGCGTTCTGTATTTCAAATAGAATCCCAAACTGGTCAAATATCACTAAATGGGGTGATTGACTATGAGACCACCCCAACCTTTAGAATAACTGTCACTGCCAGAGACAAAGGAATTCCAGAAATGGAGGGTGAAACCACCGTTCAGATAGACGTGGCTGACGTGAATGACAACCCCCCGGAGATTGTCCTCACCTCACAGCCGAGCCCGGTAAGGGAAGACGTGCCAAACGGGACTGTTGTGGCACTGATTAGAGTGCGGGACCCGGACACAGGCGACAACGGAAAAGTCAGGGTGAATATTCAGCCCAAATTGCCCTTTACACTGAAGCCATCGTTTTCCAATAATTACGCATTGGTGACTAGTGGGCCTTTGGACCGAGAGAAATATGCTGAATACAATATAGAGATATCTGCCTCGGACTTGGGTTCACCTCCCCTCTCTAGCCATCGAGTTATACCAGTGAGAATACTGGATGTGAATGATAATGCACCCAAGTTTTCTCAGCCCGAGTATAACGTTTATGTATTTGAGAACAACACACCCGGCTCCATCATTTATTCTGTTTCTGCGTCTGACGCAGACATTGGGGAGAACGCAAAGATAACCTACTCTGTATTAGAATCCAAAGTTCAGGATGTCCCGGTCGCATCCTATGTCTACATGAATTCGGATAATGGTAGTATATTTAGCATGAACGCGTTTGATTACGAGAAAACAAAGGTGTTCCAGATCTTAGTACAGGCTAAAGACCAGGGTTCCCCACCTCTTACCAGTAACGCCACAGTCCATGTCTTTATTCGGGACCAGAACGACAATGTCCCCTTTGTCATCTACCCCTCTGCGAGCATGGGCTCTGTGTCTCACCAGAGGATGCCCCGCTCTGCTAAAATGGGGCACCTCGTTACCAAGGTAACAGCTGTGGACGCAGACTCGGGCCACAACGCCTGGATTTCCTATAGACTGGCGGAAGCTACAGACTCGTCTCTGTTCGCTGTCAATCTTTACACTGGAGAGGTGAGGACTAAACGCTCTGTTTCAGAGCAGGATGACGCCTCTCAGAGACTGCTCATAGAGATCAAGGACAATGGAGAGCCAGTGCAGTCCACCACAGTCACAGTGGACATACTCATAGAGGACGGACTGCACGAACCCGTCTCTGATTTCAGACAGAAAGCCTcagaaaaagacaagaaaaacagtAAAATTACATTTTACTTGATTCTATCTCTAGCATCAGTGTCAGTTTTGTCACTGCTGACATTTTTTATTCTTGTAATCAAATGCGCAAGAGACAGTCGTGGCAACACTGGTTGCTGCATCAGAAGAGATTCTGATGGCTATAAGAATCCCAACAGAAACCTACAGATCCAGCTCAACACTGACGGGCCTATTAAGTATGTGGAGGTTCTGGGGGGAGACATGATGTCACAGAGTCAGTCGTTTGGCTCCTACCTGTCTCCAATGTCGGAGTTCAGTGACTTAACAATGGTCAAGCCTAGTAGCACACTGGATTTCAAGGACACGCTGCGTGGGCTGGACGCGTCATTGCCAGACAGCGCGTGGACTTTTGAGTGCCAGCAGGTGAGACAATAG